One region of Mycolicibacterium lutetiense genomic DNA includes:
- a CDS encoding LLM class F420-dependent oxidoreductase, giving the protein MRVGVVFPQTELGGDPGALRAYGQRVEELGFTHILAYDHVVGADPAVHRDWSGPYDLYTTFHEPLVMFGYLAAVTELELVTGVIILPQRQAVLVAKQAAEVDLLTGGRLRLGVGLGWNAVEYEALGEDFGNRGKRSEEQVELMRRLWTESSVTFEGRFHQVTGAGLAPLPVQRPIPVWFGAASARALERAGRLGDGWFPMVGPGPELEEARARVERAAVAAERDPSTIGMEGRVSWAGDPDQTAADIAAWADAGATHVTVNTMGAGLRTVDEHLAALQSVARTQ; this is encoded by the coding sequence ATGCGCGTCGGTGTGGTTTTTCCGCAGACGGAACTCGGCGGTGATCCCGGAGCCCTGCGTGCCTACGGCCAGCGCGTCGAAGAGCTGGGCTTCACTCACATCCTGGCCTACGACCACGTCGTCGGCGCCGATCCGGCGGTTCACCGGGACTGGTCGGGCCCGTACGACCTGTACACCACATTTCACGAGCCGCTGGTGATGTTCGGCTATCTGGCCGCCGTCACAGAGCTGGAACTGGTGACCGGGGTGATCATCCTGCCGCAACGCCAAGCCGTGTTGGTGGCCAAGCAGGCGGCCGAAGTCGACCTGCTCACCGGCGGGCGGCTGCGCCTGGGCGTGGGACTGGGCTGGAATGCGGTCGAGTACGAGGCGCTGGGCGAGGATTTCGGGAACCGCGGCAAGCGGTCGGAGGAGCAGGTCGAGCTGATGCGTCGGCTGTGGACCGAATCGTCGGTGACCTTCGAGGGCCGGTTCCACCAGGTGACCGGTGCCGGCCTGGCGCCGCTGCCGGTGCAGCGCCCGATCCCGGTGTGGTTCGGAGCGGCCTCCGCGCGGGCCCTGGAGCGCGCCGGGCGGCTGGGCGATGGCTGGTTCCCGATGGTCGGGCCCGGTCCGGAGCTCGAGGAGGCACGTGCGCGGGTTGAGCGCGCGGCCGTGGCCGCCGAGCGCGATCCGTCCACGATCGGGATGGAGGGCCGCGTGAGCTGGGCCGGTGATCCGGACCAGACTGCGGCCGACATCGCTGCCTGGGCCGACGCCGGCGCGACGCATGTCACCGTGAACACGATGGGGGCCGGGCTACGGACCGTCGACGAGCATCTGGCCGCGCTGCAGAGTGTGGCCCGGACCCAGTGA
- a CDS encoding non-ribosomal peptide synthetase: MGANDDAATPARRGLTAYQRDIWLVTQHFPGVPCYVVGLQARLVGDIDVDVLTDCYARAWQRHDAIRLRFGAVEGAPYQEFADDMPPIEQVDLTGEPDPAAAADRMVQDAVGTAIDPTERVPLRVTLLREAERVYRVLVFSHHVAIDATGVFNLAAHVLADYSTVMATGEPAPLPATSFREAADRADEYLQSEQWRADRDYLTDQVRDATPALFDRAQAASGPVPLQRHRAHLPRSFVDRLRELDVPFFPYLATMVGTYVSRVLGTDDVMVGIPLSNRNTPAEMMTVGGHFANTLPLRIDRRAGTGLAELVGDVRRGVREIKSRQRFPLGDLMNELRRASRDTGPLFDVTVTYVRLPEVRALSDIVESVEGLPHGFDTFTLAVHVHELDDDGPLELIFDYATDVFDGDYPIESVERHFTALLHAGLESLEADPAALPMQSATELTALTEQSCGPVVPYDDASSVIERIVTQAAATPDALAVLATDEPPLTYSQLNRRISATAAELRACGVQLGDRVAVLSERGSDLVVAVMAAMHAGAAYVPVDPHHPADRIAHVLADAGVAAVLTGEASETLETVIGDLPVITVGSGQPTPPSVATPPAPSGHDLAYVIYTSGSTGTPKGVAVEHHSVINRLDWMQRRYPIGPGDVILQKTPVTFDVSVWELFWWARQGAAVALLPPGGEKDPREILGAIAESRVTVTHFVPSMLTPFLDLLEQSPEAVDQAASLRLVFCSGEALRPQQVNRFNRLFAHRGTPAPALVNLYGPTEACVDVSFYDCPNDPDQSVSRIPIGRPIDNTRLYVLGRSDQPQPVGAPGELCIAGAGLARGYLNRPQLQADRFVADPFHPGERMYRTGDLARWCADGQLEYLGRIDRQVKIRGNRVEPGEIENALTGIPGILDAAVVAEESESRGTQLIAFVVAGAEVDTGTLRSQLAQRVPDYLIPAQFCGVEAIPVTSSGKADRTALLAAARRQTSAEYTEPRTDIEATLAVIWQQVLDIRAVSVHDNFFDLGGDSILSLRVRALAEAKGLLLDARDIAHHPTVAELACQVVAGADTTPPVAPFELVSAVDRAHVGDAEDAYPLTRLQLGMLFHSTEQHDSQAYHDVFRYQLRMPWQESAWRNALERLVARHPALRTSFHLAGFTEPLQLVNRHVVADCDVVDLRDLESPYAHAVIEIHLADRRAWHYELGRPGLYHFGVFLLPDRIDVVFSFHHAILDGWSVSAILAELLQDYRHAGGAAVEPVAPATLPSFAEYVRAEQIARDNPEHREYWTRLLAGAPAIRIPGDRHHVEAGEADGIASAAATRLRHTVEIGESLCAQVIAAAGDAHVPVKAVYLAAHLFTVGRFAGQQDVTSGVVTHGRPQRANAERTAGLFLNTVPVRVNSAAASWRALVLEVFDRDRANAAHAHYPVADIQRHADLALDVAFNYVHFHRAGDLLAALDVELLSVDADEATNFALLVNVLRDPRDGAVTVRLDGDPAMYTPEQLDVLGRSFVRALQLICSRPDEPVGIAADARLADATGTVGGTVVERFAVSASLFRDDVALEFGSRTVTYGELDTMSAQLAAGLVLRGVRRGERVAVSAQRGPELIAAVLGVARAGAACVPVDPTYPAARRDAMLAVAQPAAVLDDTLIAELLTGPDAALPTVDPDQPAYVLFTSGSTGVPKGVVMGHRALANLIDWQLSVPSGRCTDTGRAPATLQFAPLSFDVSFQEIYSTLCGGGRLLLISDADRRDLPTLVDTLDATATERIILPYVALQPLAEAAVARGRTPRALRIIVSSGEQLRVTDEIRALCAALARNTDGVILENQYGPTETHVVTCHRMTGNPHRFPALPPVGMPIDNVVIAVLDAQGEAAPDGVPGEIWVGGAALADGYHGRADLTDEVFVHVESLGGLRMYRTGDLGRRLPGGQLVVEGRRGTAVKVRGHRIEPLDVELALGHAAARRGVAEVAVVARPGGESCARTQLVAFLVGPLDDALAAGIAAELRDAVPEYMVPSRFEWLDEMPHTPSGKRADMVLGTMALATPARDHVEPRDNHERVIAELMADALGVARIGAFDEFFALGGDSISAVRLIVGIERRFGTTVPMSAFGARPTVAELAARVRDRQVVDFDPVVALKPTGSRPPLFLVHPIGGSVLCYADLAAHLPGDQPLYALQAAGLEPGTTAVGSLQQLAADYVQAIRRIQPEGPYHIGGWSLGGLIAFEMAHRLTEDGAEVGSLVLLDTMALDTDSATDLSPKQLYSYFLWELLWGALGTGTPTEPVPDVDSDDAALDYILDIAIGHGVLPRTGSRELVRRLLTVFRSCWEAGAQYRPAVWHGPMTLLRAAEPLPEVLANAHDAAGSCYGHADNGWGRWVAGELAVVDVAGDHLSMVTEPHVATLATKLVEHLCAQHDYLGANQ, translated from the coding sequence ATGGGCGCAAATGACGATGCCGCCACGCCTGCACGCCGCGGTCTGACTGCCTACCAGCGAGATATCTGGCTGGTCACACAGCATTTTCCAGGTGTTCCGTGTTACGTCGTCGGTCTGCAGGCCCGGCTGGTCGGGGATATCGACGTCGACGTCCTCACCGACTGCTACGCCCGGGCGTGGCAACGGCACGACGCGATCCGACTGCGGTTCGGGGCCGTCGAGGGAGCGCCGTACCAGGAGTTCGCCGACGACATGCCACCGATCGAGCAGGTGGACCTCACCGGTGAGCCGGATCCCGCGGCCGCGGCGGACCGGATGGTGCAGGACGCCGTCGGCACCGCGATCGATCCCACCGAGCGGGTGCCGCTGCGGGTCACCCTGCTGCGCGAGGCCGAGCGGGTCTACCGGGTCCTGGTGTTCTCCCATCACGTGGCGATCGACGCCACCGGGGTGTTCAATCTGGCCGCACACGTGCTGGCCGACTACAGCACCGTGATGGCCACCGGCGAACCCGCGCCATTGCCCGCCACGTCGTTTCGTGAGGCGGCCGACCGCGCCGACGAGTACCTGCAGTCCGAGCAGTGGCGGGCCGACCGCGACTATCTGACCGACCAGGTACGCGACGCCACCCCGGCCCTGTTCGACCGGGCGCAGGCCGCCAGCGGCCCGGTCCCGCTGCAGCGGCACCGTGCCCACCTGCCCCGGTCATTCGTCGACCGGCTCCGCGAGCTCGACGTGCCGTTCTTCCCCTATCTGGCGACCATGGTCGGCACCTACGTGAGCCGGGTGCTGGGCACCGACGACGTGATGGTCGGCATTCCGCTGTCCAACCGCAACACCCCGGCCGAAATGATGACCGTGGGTGGGCATTTCGCCAATACCCTGCCCTTGCGGATCGACCGGCGCGCGGGGACCGGGCTGGCCGAGCTGGTGGGCGACGTTCGCCGCGGGGTCCGTGAGATCAAGTCGCGCCAGAGGTTTCCGCTCGGCGACCTGATGAACGAGTTGCGCCGAGCAAGCCGCGACACCGGCCCGCTGTTCGACGTCACAGTCACCTACGTGCGACTGCCCGAGGTGCGTGCGCTCTCCGACATCGTCGAGAGCGTTGAGGGGCTCCCACACGGTTTCGACACCTTCACGCTGGCCGTGCACGTCCATGAGCTCGACGACGACGGCCCGCTCGAGCTCATCTTCGACTACGCAACCGACGTGTTCGACGGCGATTACCCCATCGAGTCGGTAGAGCGTCACTTCACCGCATTGCTGCACGCCGGCCTGGAATCCCTGGAAGCGGATCCTGCCGCGCTGCCGATGCAGTCGGCCACCGAGCTGACCGCGCTCACCGAGCAGAGTTGCGGTCCCGTTGTTCCCTACGACGACGCCTCCAGCGTGATCGAGCGGATCGTGACTCAGGCCGCTGCCACACCCGACGCTCTCGCGGTGCTGGCCACCGATGAACCGCCACTGACCTATTCCCAACTGAACCGACGCATATCGGCAACGGCAGCCGAACTGCGGGCCTGCGGCGTGCAGCTCGGGGATCGCGTCGCAGTGCTGTCAGAACGCGGCTCCGACCTGGTTGTCGCGGTCATGGCGGCGATGCACGCCGGAGCCGCCTATGTGCCCGTCGACCCGCACCACCCGGCCGACCGGATCGCCCATGTGCTGGCTGACGCGGGTGTTGCCGCGGTGCTCACGGGCGAGGCGTCAGAGACGTTGGAGACCGTGATCGGCGATCTCCCGGTGATCACGGTGGGCAGCGGGCAGCCCACTCCCCCGTCCGTGGCGACCCCGCCGGCCCCGTCCGGACACGACCTGGCCTACGTCATCTACACCTCGGGATCCACGGGTACCCCCAAAGGGGTTGCGGTGGAACATCACTCGGTGATCAACCGGCTGGATTGGATGCAGCGGCGCTATCCGATCGGTCCCGGTGACGTCATTCTGCAGAAAACCCCGGTCACGTTCGACGTTTCGGTGTGGGAGTTGTTCTGGTGGGCCCGTCAGGGTGCCGCAGTGGCGTTGCTTCCGCCCGGGGGCGAGAAGGATCCCCGCGAGATCCTGGGCGCCATCGCCGAATCCCGGGTGACGGTGACGCATTTCGTGCCGTCGATGCTGACACCGTTCCTGGACCTGCTCGAACAGTCACCGGAGGCGGTCGACCAGGCCGCCTCGCTTCGCCTGGTGTTCTGCAGCGGAGAAGCGTTGCGACCACAGCAGGTGAACCGGTTCAACCGGTTGTTCGCGCACCGCGGCACGCCGGCGCCGGCGTTGGTGAATCTCTACGGCCCCACCGAGGCCTGCGTCGACGTGTCGTTCTACGACTGTCCGAACGACCCGGATCAGTCGGTGTCCCGCATTCCCATCGGCCGGCCCATCGACAACACGCGACTCTATGTGCTGGGCCGCTCCGACCAGCCTCAACCGGTCGGGGCACCCGGTGAGCTGTGCATTGCCGGCGCCGGATTGGCCCGCGGTTACCTGAATCGGCCGCAGTTGCAGGCAGACCGATTCGTCGCCGACCCGTTCCACCCCGGCGAACGGATGTACCGCACAGGTGATCTGGCGCGGTGGTGCGCGGACGGTCAGCTGGAATATCTGGGCCGGATCGACCGCCAGGTCAAGATCCGCGGCAACCGCGTCGAGCCCGGTGAAATCGAGAATGCCCTGACGGGCATCCCCGGGATACTCGACGCAGCAGTCGTCGCCGAGGAATCCGAGAGCCGCGGCACCCAGCTGATCGCGTTCGTCGTGGCCGGCGCCGAGGTCGATACCGGTACTTTGCGCAGCCAGCTCGCCCAGCGGGTGCCGGACTACCTGATCCCGGCACAGTTCTGTGGCGTCGAGGCCATCCCGGTGACATCGAGTGGGAAGGCAGACCGCACAGCACTGCTGGCCGCCGCACGACGGCAGACGTCGGCCGAATACACCGAGCCGCGCACCGACATCGAGGCAACGCTGGCCGTGATTTGGCAGCAGGTTCTCGACATCAGAGCGGTATCGGTCCACGACAACTTCTTCGACCTCGGCGGGGATTCGATTCTTTCGTTGCGGGTCCGAGCACTGGCCGAGGCCAAGGGCCTGCTGCTGGATGCCCGCGACATCGCGCATCACCCGACGGTCGCCGAACTCGCCTGCCAGGTGGTCGCAGGCGCGGATACGACGCCGCCAGTCGCACCGTTCGAGCTCGTTTCGGCGGTCGACCGGGCCCATGTCGGTGACGCCGAGGATGCCTACCCGCTCACCAGGCTGCAACTCGGAATGTTGTTCCACAGCACCGAGCAACACGATTCGCAGGCCTACCATGACGTGTTCCGCTACCAGCTGCGGATGCCGTGGCAGGAGTCGGCCTGGCGGAATGCGTTGGAGCGGTTGGTGGCTCGCCATCCCGCGCTCCGGACTTCCTTTCATCTGGCCGGTTTCACCGAGCCGCTACAGCTGGTAAATCGGCACGTCGTCGCTGACTGCGATGTCGTCGACCTGCGCGACCTCGAGAGCCCGTACGCGCATGCCGTGATCGAAATCCACCTCGCCGATCGACGGGCATGGCACTACGAGCTGGGCCGGCCCGGCCTCTACCACTTCGGTGTGTTTCTCCTGCCCGATCGCATCGACGTGGTGTTCTCGTTCCACCATGCGATCCTCGACGGCTGGAGTGTGTCGGCGATCCTGGCCGAGCTCCTGCAGGACTACCGGCATGCCGGGGGCGCAGCTGTCGAACCGGTGGCCCCGGCAACGTTGCCGTCCTTCGCGGAATACGTTCGCGCAGAACAGATCGCACGCGACAACCCCGAACACCGCGAATACTGGACCCGGCTGCTCGCCGGCGCCCCGGCGATCAGGATCCCTGGCGACCGCCACCATGTCGAGGCCGGGGAAGCGGACGGGATCGCCTCGGCGGCGGCAACCCGCCTTCGGCACACCGTCGAGATCGGAGAATCGCTGTGCGCGCAGGTGATCGCCGCCGCGGGCGATGCTCACGTGCCGGTCAAGGCCGTGTATCTGGCCGCGCATCTGTTCACCGTCGGCCGGTTCGCCGGACAGCAGGACGTGACGTCAGGTGTGGTGACGCACGGTCGGCCACAACGTGCCAACGCCGAACGCACCGCGGGCCTGTTCCTCAACACCGTGCCCGTCCGGGTGAACTCCGCCGCGGCCAGTTGGCGGGCTCTGGTGCTCGAGGTATTCGACCGGGATCGCGCGAACGCCGCGCACGCGCACTACCCGGTCGCCGACATCCAGCGGCACGCGGATCTTGCGCTCGATGTGGCGTTCAACTATGTGCACTTCCACCGGGCCGGTGACCTGCTCGCCGCCCTCGACGTCGAACTGTTGAGCGTCGATGCCGACGAGGCCACCAACTTTGCCTTGCTGGTCAACGTTCTGCGTGACCCACGCGACGGCGCCGTCACGGTGCGACTCGACGGCGATCCGGCAATGTATACGCCCGAACAGCTCGACGTGCTCGGCCGCAGTTTCGTGCGGGCTCTGCAACTCATCTGCAGCCGGCCCGATGAGCCTGTCGGCATTGCCGCCGATGCCCGGCTCGCCGACGCAACCGGAACCGTGGGCGGCACGGTCGTAGAACGGTTCGCCGTAAGCGCGTCCCTGTTCCGCGATGACGTGGCACTCGAATTCGGCTCGCGCACTGTCACATACGGCGAACTCGACACCATGTCGGCGCAGCTGGCCGCCGGGTTGGTGCTCCGCGGTGTGCGCCGGGGCGAACGGGTGGCGGTGTCCGCGCAGCGCGGTCCCGAGCTGATCGCCGCGGTGCTCGGCGTCGCTCGGGCGGGCGCAGCGTGCGTACCCGTCGACCCCACGTACCCGGCCGCACGACGCGACGCCATGCTGGCGGTGGCGCAGCCCGCTGCGGTACTCGACGACACTCTGATCGCCGAATTGCTCACCGGCCCCGACGCCGCGCTGCCGACCGTCGATCCCGACCAACCGGCATACGTGCTGTTCACGTCGGGGTCGACCGGTGTACCCAAGGGCGTGGTGATGGGGCACCGGGCGCTCGCCAACCTGATCGACTGGCAGCTCTCGGTGCCCAGCGGCCGTTGCACCGACACCGGACGTGCGCCGGCAACGCTGCAGTTCGCACCGCTGTCGTTTGACGTGTCGTTCCAGGAGATCTATTCGACGCTGTGCGGCGGAGGCCGATTGCTGCTGATCTCCGATGCCGACCGGCGGGACCTGCCCACGTTGGTGGACACGCTCGACGCGACGGCAACCGAGCGGATCATCCTGCCGTACGTGGCGTTGCAGCCGCTGGCCGAAGCGGCGGTGGCACGCGGTAGGACTCCCCGAGCCTTGCGCATCATCGTGTCCTCCGGCGAGCAGTTACGTGTCACCGACGAGATCCGAGCGCTGTGCGCCGCCCTCGCCCGCAACACCGACGGCGTCATTCTCGAAAATCAATACGGTCCCACCGAAACCCATGTGGTGACCTGTCACCGCATGACCGGCAATCCGCATCGGTTCCCGGCGCTGCCACCCGTGGGGATGCCGATCGACAATGTCGTGATCGCCGTGCTGGATGCCCAGGGCGAGGCCGCCCCCGACGGCGTGCCGGGTGAGATCTGGGTGGGCGGCGCAGCACTCGCCGACGGCTACCACGGTCGCGCCGATCTGACCGATGAAGTGTTCGTCCACGTCGAATCACTTGGTGGCCTTCGGATGTACCGCACCGGGGACCTGGGTCGCAGACTGCCCGGTGGCCAGCTCGTCGTCGAGGGCCGTCGTGGCACTGCGGTCAAGGTGCGCGGACACCGCATCGAACCACTGGACGTGGAGCTGGCGCTGGGTCACGCGGCGGCCCGACGCGGCGTCGCCGAGGTAGCCGTTGTGGCCCGCCCCGGCGGGGAATCCTGCGCGAGAACACAACTGGTGGCCTTCCTGGTCGGTCCCCTCGACGATGCCCTGGCGGCCGGTATCGCAGCGGAGCTTCGTGATGCCGTGCCCGAATACATGGTCCCGTCCCGGTTCGAATGGCTCGACGAAATGCCACATACGCCAAGCGGCAAACGGGCCGATATGGTGCTGGGCACCATGGCTCTCGCCACACCTGCCCGCGACCATGTCGAGCCGCGGGACAACCACGAACGAGTGATAGCCGAGCTGATGGCCGACGCGCTCGGAGTTGCCCGGATCGGTGCGTTCGACGAATTCTTCGCCCTCGGTGGCGATTCCATATCGGCGGTACGGCTCATCGTCGGAATCGAGAGGCGATTCGGGACCACTGTGCCGATGTCGGCGTTCGGCGCCCGGCCGACGGTCGCCGAGCTCGCAGCCCGGGTGCGCGATCGGCAGGTCGTCGACTTCGACCCGGTCGTCGCGCTCAAGCCGACCGGCAGTCGTCCGCCGTTGTTCCTGGTACACCCGATCGGCGGATCGGTGCTGTGTTACGCCGACCTCGCCGCGCATCTCCCCGGAGATCAACCGCTGTACGCCTTGCAGGCAGCCGGTTTGGAACCCGGCACCACGGCCGTCGGCTCGCTGCAGCAGCTGGCCGCCGACTATGTCCAGGCGATTCGCCGGATCCAGCCCGAGGGCCCGTACCACATCGGCGGCTGGTCACTGGGCGGTCTGATCGCCTTCGAGATGGCCCACCGGCTGACCGAGGACGGAGCTGAAGTCGGCTCCCTCGTGCTGCTGGACACCATGGCGTTGGATACCGACTCGGCCACCGATCTCAGCCCGAAACAGCTCTACTCCTATTTCCTGTGGGAGTTGTTGTGGGGTGCACTGGGCACCGGCACCCCCACCGAGCCGGTTCCCGACGTCGACTCCGATGACGCGGCACTCGATTACATCCTCGACATCGCGATCGGCCACGGGGTCCTACCCCGGACCGGTTCGCGTGAGTTGGTGCGCCGATTGCTCACCGTATTCCGGTCCTGCTGGGAAGCCGGCGCGCAGTACCGGCCCGCGGTATGGCACGGGCCGATGACGTTGCTGCGCGCCGCCGAGCCGCTGCCGGAGGTGCTGGCCAATGCCCACGACGCGGCCGGTTCCTGCTACGGCCACGCGGATAACGGCTGGGGCCGATGGGTGGCCGGCGAGCTCGCCGTCGTCGACGTCGCGGGCGATCACCTCAGCATGGTCACCGAACCACACGTCGCAACGCTGGCCACCAAGCTGGTCGAACACCTTTGCGCCCAACACGACTACCTCGGAGCCAACCAATGA
- a CDS encoding FAD-dependent monooxygenase — MSTHPNPPSAIVVGAGVGGLTAAAALRRTGADVTLCERAPQLRAAGFGLAVQSNAMLALRTLDLGIEEDLLRIGGRVATFSFRDTAGKILRRVDVTPLDSALGAPSVVLTRKDLHDVLLTAAGHDLRVETGAAAEHFVDTGAGVALQLSDGRHLEADVLIGADGINSTIRAQLHGAQQPRPGGFVCWLALAPFYPAWLREGESVHYWGDGRRFGLHDCGQGTIYWWATESTDADLAANWPHGKDDLLARFAGWTPQITDIITATDESDIITVPALDRPPLTGWGTGSVTLLGDAAHPMLPSLGQGANSAIEDAIVLAHALAVSDDPVAGLRTYERRRLPRTTELVTGSQSLGRIEQSSNPAVVAARAQFIQRAGDQRVLDMISKPMTWPGFGDRGPGAALPRRLSTLERWHWAADRISPLHICARVRLDGPVDTAGLQAALNVVGRRHPLVQSTVRPARGGPSFVPVPRRPIPLRLADNGSWATEMDRELAEPFDDAGPLLRATLVTVEPEVSDLILTSTYTLCDGIAIAALCRQVLAAAGDEAGEPAADTAEWHPEIPAPPGPEELMPNGFRGVRGKIRALGRLAADAISERGAPALQRLPAQRHVPAAERRTRFAHRVITGAAAQDLLTACRDHGVSPQAAVAAALATAATVETGSTQARFAVSVSVPFREHLAVQPDADATGSYQAMVAAPVDCAPDRSLWQAAAGFDMRMRDAVDKRHHLANLGSLGAMSMGATRFADRVAAVLDERGPGNLCVSLIDTADFPERLGGWNLSGIQVISGTSISGYLMLYVTVGRDELALNLGYVEGIVSPDRSASLLDNAAAALRGAIPARV, encoded by the coding sequence ATGAGCACGCATCCCAATCCCCCGTCGGCGATCGTCGTCGGGGCCGGAGTCGGAGGATTGACCGCTGCCGCGGCGCTGCGCCGCACCGGCGCCGACGTGACGCTGTGCGAACGTGCCCCGCAACTGCGGGCCGCCGGTTTCGGGCTGGCCGTGCAAAGCAATGCGATGCTCGCACTGCGCACGCTCGATCTGGGTATCGAAGAAGACCTGTTGCGGATCGGCGGCCGGGTCGCCACCTTCAGCTTCCGCGATACCGCAGGCAAGATACTGCGACGCGTCGACGTGACGCCGCTGGATTCGGCGCTGGGCGCACCGTCGGTGGTGTTGACCCGCAAGGATCTCCACGATGTCCTGCTCACCGCCGCGGGCCACGATCTCCGCGTCGAAACCGGCGCAGCAGCAGAGCATTTCGTTGACACCGGAGCCGGTGTCGCGCTGCAGTTGTCCGACGGGCGGCACCTCGAAGCCGACGTCCTCATCGGCGCCGACGGCATCAACTCGACGATCCGGGCACAACTGCACGGCGCGCAGCAGCCCCGTCCGGGCGGATTCGTCTGCTGGCTTGCGCTGGCACCCTTCTATCCGGCCTGGCTGCGCGAGGGTGAGTCGGTGCACTACTGGGGAGACGGCCGCCGCTTCGGGCTGCACGACTGCGGCCAGGGCACCATCTACTGGTGGGCGACCGAGTCGACAGATGCCGACCTTGCCGCCAACTGGCCCCACGGCAAGGACGATCTTCTTGCCCGCTTCGCCGGCTGGACACCACAGATCACCGACATCATCACGGCCACAGACGAATCCGACATCATCACGGTGCCTGCCTTGGACCGTCCACCACTGACGGGCTGGGGTACCGGCTCGGTGACACTGCTCGGCGACGCGGCTCATCCGATGCTGCCGAGCCTCGGTCAGGGCGCCAACTCGGCGATCGAGGACGCCATCGTGCTGGCACATGCACTGGCGGTCAGCGACGATCCGGTGGCCGGTCTGCGTACCTATGAACGCAGGCGCCTGCCGCGCACCACCGAACTGGTCACCGGTTCGCAATCGCTGGGACGGATCGAGCAGAGCAGCAATCCCGCCGTTGTCGCTGCCCGCGCCCAGTTCATTCAGCGTGCCGGCGACCAGCGGGTTCTGGACATGATCTCCAAGCCGATGACGTGGCCGGGATTCGGTGACCGCGGCCCCGGGGCCGCGTTGCCACGTCGGCTCTCGACGCTGGAACGCTGGCACTGGGCGGCAGACCGGATATCGCCGCTGCATATCTGTGCCCGAGTTCGCCTCGACGGGCCCGTCGACACCGCCGGTCTGCAGGCCGCGCTCAACGTGGTCGGCCGTCGTCACCCGCTCGTACAGTCGACGGTGCGTCCGGCGCGGGGCGGTCCGTCCTTCGTGCCTGTACCGCGACGTCCGATCCCACTGCGGCTGGCTGACAACGGATCCTGGGCCACCGAGATGGACCGCGAACTGGCCGAACCGTTCGACGACGCCGGGCCGCTGTTGCGGGCCACGCTGGTGACCGTGGAGCCAGAGGTGTCCGATCTGATCCTGACGTCGACCTACACCCTGTGCGACGGAATCGCGATCGCGGCGTTATGCCGACAGGTGCTGGCCGCTGCCGGCGACGAGGCCGGCGAACCGGCAGCGGACACAGCCGAGTGGCATCCCGAGATTCCCGCGCCTCCCGGCCCGGAAGAGTTGATGCCCAACGGTTTCCGTGGGGTGCGGGGAAAAATTCGGGCACTGGGGCGGCTCGCCGCCGACGCGATTTCGGAGCGCGGTGCCCCCGCGCTCCAGCGGCTGCCTGCACAGCGACATGTACCGGCCGCCGAGCGGCGCACCCGCTTCGCGCACCGCGTCATCACCGGCGCCGCTGCGCAGGATCTGCTCACCGCATGCCGCGACCACGGCGTGTCGCCGCAGGCGGCCGTCGCGGCAGCCCTGGCAACTGCGGCGACCGTCGAAACCGGTTCTACTCAGGCACGATTCGCGGTCAGCGTGTCCGTGCCGTTCCGCGAACACCTCGCCGTGCAACCCGACGCCGACGCCACCGGCAGCTATCAGGCAATGGTGGCCGCCCCGGTGGACTGCGCCCCCGACCGGTCCCTGTGGCAGGCCGCGGCCGGCTTCGACATGCGGATGCGCGATGCCGTCGACAAACGCCACCACCTGGCCAACCTGGGGTCGCTGGGAGCGATGTCGATGGGCGCGACGCGATTCGCAGACCGGGTGGCAGCCGTGCTCGACGAACGTGGCCCGGGCAACCTGTGTGTGAGCCTGATCGACACCGCGGACTTCCCCGAACGACTCGGCGGCTGGAACCTGTCCGGAATTCAGGTGATATCCGGGACGTCGATCAGCGGATACCTCATGCTGTATGTGACAGTCGGCCGCGACGAACTGGCCCTCAACCTCGGCTACGTCGAGGGCATCGTCTCACCCGACCGCTCCGCGTCGCTCCTGGACAACGCCGCGGCCGCCCTGCGCGGTGCCATTCCGGCCCGGGTATAG